DNA sequence from the Liolophura sinensis isolate JHLJ2023 chromosome 1, CUHK_Ljap_v2, whole genome shotgun sequence genome:
GACACAGAAAATGAGGGAGAATTCTGGCTGGAGTGTGAAGGTCAACCAATCAAATGGTAAGTGACTtgttcttgtttctttttttgacagGGATGGAAATATGAGAATGTTGATGTTTTTGCATAATGACATACTGTGCTTTAACAGTGCCTCTCCCAAATTAAGCAAACTGGTAATGCATTTTGCACctcaaagaagaaaagaaatatctCTCCTTCACTGCCAAGTCTAAAATGCTTTTTTCATTCATGGACCATTTCAGCCTTAACCTATGACATCGTCAAATCCAGCTGGTTTGATTTTAAAAGCTAGCATATATGAAttatcagtatatttatttatatgcatttGATTATAGGTTGCCAAGGTTGTTCAGTTATGTGGCAGATAGTGGTGATTTAATGACTACcattgtaaaaatgaaaaatttatgagTACAGCATCCATTGTCaatccattatatatatatcaaagttTGAACTGTGATTCTTGCCTGCATCTTTTAAACTTCTTTTTGAAAGAGAAAATGTGCACATGAACCTATCAGTTTCAtcagaggcctccgtggctgagggaGTTTGTACGCCAGTActgggcaatgacccaggagcctcccacctatgcagtcgctgtgagttcaagtcccactcatgttggtttcctctccggctgtatgagAGACGGTCTGGccgccacctgcggatggttatgtgtttcctctgggctctgcccagtttcctcccacgataatgctggccgctgtcatataagtgaaatatctttgagtatggcataaaacaccaatgaaataaatacatatccgTTTCATCTAGCatcacatttgtacataataatttCATGAACAGTTTAAATGGGCATTGATGCACAgttataaaattcatttaaagtATATCTTTTACATCTTTTCCAGGCATTATCCGGTGGGTTTGCTGTTTGACCTGTATGGGTGTGAAGACAATTTACCTTGGTCTCTTACGGTACATTGTCAGGTAAGGAAATAACTTGCCATAGGTAGATTTAATTCAAGGGCAATAACTCTCTTAAACATAACTGTGTAAAAAGATAAGAGTTGCTATTCTTTGCATCATCAAGTGATCTGCCCGTGCAAAAAGATATAGACaaagtttttcttattttgcaagaccggcccggatagcacagttggtagagcgtccgcttcgggaccggtagatccaggatcaatccttggtcgagtcacacctaagactttaaaagaggaagttgtaacttcctcgcttggcgttcagcatgaaggggatagtgcaacgactggttgacccgtatcagtataatggctcgggcggggcggcttacttgccttcggtaagtcgtctcagtgatgcagcactaaataaaagagcggtggaaatccgttctgcaacaaggaggcacattacacgtgcatgcacccttatgattccttcgtcgtcatatgactgaaaaattgttgagtacgacgttaaacccaaagcacgcactcactcttATTTTGCAGCACTTTCCCGATGAAGACCTGTTACATTGTCCAAGTAAGGAAGCTGTCGAGTCTCACTTCATGTCAACCGTGAAAGAGGCAGATTCGTTAAAACACCGAGGACAGGTAATAAACAGTATGCAGAAGAAAGATCACAAACAGTTGTGGATGGGTATTCAGAATGGTAAGTTCACTGAAATCTGTATCCATCTGATTTCTGGTCCATTTGTCTTCAGTGATAACTTCTATGTTCTGTGAAAACCACTTGCCTCTCTCTACTGTGGCATGCagatctgtacttcacacatgggGAATTTCGTCAGTGATCGTGGTTTACCTCAGGTTctcggtttccttcacctataaaAATCATATGCCattgtacaaataaaaaaaaaacaaattcttaaTTCTTGCTTTAAACAACCACAAATTAGTCTTTAAAGCTGAAATATGTGTTCTCAGAactgtttatttcagtgttaaaCATGCATACTAATTATATTGTGTGGAGTGACAATTCACTGACAAGTACTCTTTTATGTATGTGCCATGTTACGCTATTATAATTGTGGTGACAAATATTACAGGACGAGTTGATCTGACCGCAGCTCTGTTAAATATTGCTTTCAGACAAGTTTGAGCAGTTCTGGTCCATTAACAGACGCCTGATGGAATCTTCAGGGGAGGAGATGTTTAAACACATACCCTACAGACTATACCAGGTGAGAGAACATGTTATAGACACACCCTACATGCTGTATCAGGCGAGAGAACATGTTATAGATACACCCTACATGATGTGTGAGGTGAGAGAACATGTTATGGACACACCCTACAGACTTTACCAGGTGAGAGAACATGTTATCGACACACCCTACATGCTGTATCAGGTGAGAGAACATGTTCTAGACATACCCTACAGACTTTACCAGGTGAGAGAACATGTTACAGACACACCCTACATGCTGTATCAGGTGAGAGAACATGTTATAGACATACCCTACAGATTGTATCAGGGGAGAGAACATGTTATAGATACACCCTACATGATGTGTGAGGTGAGAGAACATGTTATAGACATACCCTACTGGATGTATCAGGTGAGACAACATGTTATAGACATATCCTACATGATGTATGAGGTGAGAGAACATGGTATGGACACACCCTACAGATTGTATCAGGTGAGAGAACATGTTATAGACACACCCTACATGATGTGTGAGGTGAGAGAACATGTTATAGACATACCCTACATGATGTGTGAGGTGAGAGAACATGTTATAGATACACCCTACATGATGTATGAGATGAGAGAACATGTTATAGACACACCCTACATGAGGTGAAGTGAGGTGAGAGAACATGTTATAGACATACCCTACAGATTGTATCAGGTGAGAGAACATGTTATAGATACACCCTACATGATGTGTGAGGTGAGAGGACATGTTATAGACATACCCTACTGGATGTATCAGGTGAGAGAACATGTTATAGATACACCCCACATACTGTATGAGGCGAGAGAAGATGTAGACACACTATACGTGTTGTATCAGGTGTGAGAACATGTTATAGACATACCCTACAGATTGTATAAGGTGAGAGAACATGTTATAGTCACGCCCCACATACTATATGAGGCGAGAGAAGATGTtgtatacacaccatacatgttGTATCTGGTGTGAGAACATGTTATAGACATACCCTACAGATTGTATAAGGTGAGAGAACATGGTATAGTCACACCCTACATGCTATATCAGGTGAGAAAACATGTTATAGACATACCCTACAGATTGTATAAGGTGAGAGAACATGTTATAGTCACACCCTACATGCTATATCAGGTGAGAAAACATGTTATAAACATACCCTACAGATTGTATAAGGTGAGAGAACATGTTATAGTCACACCCCACATACTATATGAGGCGAGAGAAGATGTtgtatacacaccatacatgttGTATCTGGTGTGAGAACATGTTATAGACACAACTTACGGACTGTATTAGATAAGATCGCTCAGTCCATTGAGAAGTTTTTGTGTTGTTGAGAATGTGACTGGTCCAGATGCCTAagactgatgtatttattttctttcattatgCCTCCGTTAAAAGACCTAAACCATTTTTCTTGtgtaatttaaagtaaaagaaagctaaaataggTAAGGTTCATCAGATAACTGAAAACAATGTGTAagaatgctttcatttattttttcatatttttttgagagtgttgaaaggcattaaaatatttgaaaagtatggtgggctttatgagccatactgacggtaacTCAGTATGGTAACAGGTGGTACATAATTATGTAGAAGTCTGTAGTAAAGCATTCACGGGACCTCcttggctgaggtggttagcgtgccagcacgttgcagtgacccaggagcctctcaccaatacgggtCACCACGAGTTCtggttcagctcatgctggctccctctgcGGCCATACATGGAAAgctctgccagcagcctgcggatggtcagggCTTCCCTTgtactctgctcggtttctttccaccataatgctgggtgctatcctataagtgaaacattcttgagtacagcataaaatgccaatcaaataaataggtcATTCATGGTTGTCTTGCAGCCGGATCAACTTGTCATACAGAAACTATTTCGACCCATGGGAGAAAACGGAGAGAAGCATACCCTGAAAGATTTACTGGACTCAGCGTTACCAGAAGTGTTTGAGAAAGAAGGTCAGCAGCAATGAAGTTGTTCATCGTCTCTTCACTGTATTGGTGTATTGTCTTGCAGGTTATGCCTACACATTTGTAGTGCTTTCGTTTATGTTATTCAGAGTTTGCTGTCTAAaacgaatttttttttaaagaaactaaaataatatatacatgtatatgtattcatgcTAGCTTGACAGCAGTGCTACATCATGAGATTTGAAGTGACCTCTCTAATATTTGCTTCCTGAGGATTTGCCTACATGCATGCCCAAAAAGGAggaagtgaaaaattttgacaattgaataaaaatatttttacatttcaaaggGTTCTTTGCTAAAATGGAGAACAAAAGAACACATAAATGAAGGATGTGAATACTTTTTTGCGTTACAGATTGCTTGGAGAAGAAGAAGGTTTTGATTCAGGGGATAGAGGTCCCTGTGTGCACCCCTACTTTGTGGTTAAGTGAACATTTCAGCTACCCAGACAACTTCCTTCATATAGCAGTAACGGACAGGGACAACGGAGAGGAATAAGGCAGGTTGTGGATTAGGATGGGAAGAATAGGGAGAGAAATTTGGTTTGGAATATATGTTAGGAATGGGAGCTGCCAGCAAAAGAAAATAGTTTTAGAAAAAATAGTGCTGATACATATAGGAAATAGTTTTGGAAAGAAATAGGATTGGGAAGAACATGATTAGTATGGATAAAGTGTTTTGAAAAGAAATTGGATAGGGGAAAACAGGGCTGATTGGAAATAGATTTGAAGAGAAGTTGGATGGACGATGAAGTATGTATTCTTACCACCTGGTGACAGCTTGTGTCCTGACTGGAATGTGGATTGGTCTTCATTCTCTATATGCTTCCAGTTACTACAGTTAACTATAGCAGCACTGCGTGAACCTGAGCTATTGCACAGGGGACCCCAGCTATTACTGAATGAATGTTTTGGTGTAATTATGGTTGAAGAAAAGCTGGTTATAGAATGATGAGTGGTGTATAAGATCATTGAAATGGAGATGGACTCAGCTTCACAGAACACAGTAACGTAGTTCCactgttttttgggggggggttttgtttggttgttttttcCGTAATTACTGAATATCGTCTgttgaaataaatgatgaaataaaaacatattctgGAAAGTATCAACTGAAACACATAACTTGATGAATTTAACAGATGATCTTGATTTTCGAACGAAGCGTAAGGCAGTGCTGTTTTTACTACACTTGTTTCCAGCTTTGCTCTTGGACAGAATGACTGAACTATGGATATATTGAATACCAGAACGTGTATTTCGATCCACTTCGTTAAATGTACAATGATAAAGTATCCGAATGATGTAAATATGGTTGGTCGCTGTGTATTCATTCTGGTATTTACATCGTACATTACAAAGTATCTTCCATTGTAACTGAGTATATTGCTCAATAAGAGAAACAGTTTTACAGTTGTATTATATGAATGAACAACATTGTCAGTGTTAGGAAAGCCTCAGGCCGTTAATAGACATGTTACGTATTATTTATCGTAcctttatatttgtatatatgtatatataatgatgatATATACTCGTATATTATGATATATACGTATATTATAATCCAAGTCATTCTTACATATTCACAGAATTGTGTTGTATTACTACTACGTTATGCGGTTTGGCAAATGCGTGTTAGGGCTCATTGACTCTTCCTGGTTTCACCCTGGGACTCTCGCTGTCTCACTAGTCAAAATAGTCGATTTCACAGCAGTCGATCGTTTCTTCACGTCGCATGTTCGAATTGAGCTCGGGCTGGTTTGACTCTAGGCTTAATTCAAGTTGTTTATGTGGAACCTCGAGAAAGGCAATGAATTCTTCGGGAACAGTTAGTTACCTGTACAGTTTCCCGTGCATGTGAACGTTACCACCGTCGAAATTTCcttgagtgcggcgtgaaaCCTCAAAcgtgtatatgaacagttggttTCTCTCAGTTTTACAACTGAGCTTTATCACATCAATCAAGTCtccttgagtgcggcgtaaggCAACAGCTGAATTTAGCTTCGTTATGttacttttttctttactgTAATTATACGTTCCATTTCACCTAAcagtaaaatattaattaaactACTTCTCAGAGTATGTATACTATTCATGCATTGTATAGAATGAATTTAACTTCCAGTAATAAATACGAGGAGATTTCTATTCCTTTATACATACGTTATCCATCGTTGCAACAAAGATTCTGTGTCTTCCTGATATGAAAACTTTACTGGCTTAGTCGTTTAAGGTGTCCTCGCCGACAGGCGTCGCCATGTCGGCTATGTACGGTTttcacgtatatgtatgtaaatgtggaCCCTGCTACCGGATACATATGTATCAGATACAAGTCATAAAGGTGGATATGTACATTGACAATAGCGGTACGTTGGGCAgatctgtcagctacctgcggatcgtcgtgggtttcccccggactctgtccgtttccacccaccataacgctgaccgccgtcgtatcagtgaaatattcttgagtacggcgtaaaacaccaatcaaataaataaacacatggaCAATAGTACATACAAATCTTCaattaaagtttgaaaactgGCTTGTTCGTATAAAGTACAAATTTGACTGGTGTGTCGTGTTGTAAGAAccgttttcagtgatgtcagaAAGACGCGTCCGATTTCACAGttcaacgtacatgtatttatggtgtattgatatgttttaaatgcaaaatacaaaaatattaacttgCACCTAAGGGGCCATCACGTGACCCTCAAAAGGTTCACTAGTGCAATTACGACGAGGTACTCGAGGTGCGGCACTCTTACATGTTACAGAATTTCGTAGACGATCACTGGCCTTCCATCACCTATTATTACATTTGTATACTGCGCATGTGGTAAAGCTTTTTTGACGTCAGTAGATTTCTTAACAACTTACCAAAGGCGGATGGTTTACACCGGCTCTCTGGTGCAGTCATGCgtgaaacagaaataaattatttcgcTTCTCTGTGAAAGCTTTAAGGTTTTTGGATTGATCAAACCGGACAGAAACATGcgagagtaaaccaccgcctttATTCACGTACCTGAGAAAGCTCCTGACGCAAAACCACAGCCTTTATCCACTCGCCTGAGGAACCTCCCGACGCAAAACCACAGTCTTTATCCACGTACCCGAGAAACTTCCTTGCGCAAAACCGCAGCCTTTATCCACACACCAGAGAAACCTGACGACGCAAAAGCCACCGCCATTATCCACGCAACTCAGAAACCTCTGGCGCGAAACCACAGTCTTTATCCACATATCTGAGAAACTTCCTTTCGCAAAACCACAGCCTTCATCCACGCACCTGAGAAACCCTCTCGACGCAAAACCACAGCCTCTATCCACGTACCCGAGAAACTTTCTTACGCAAAAGCGCAGCCTTTATCCACATACCTGAGAAACCTGACGCAAAACCACCGCCATTATCCACGCACCTCAGAAACCTCCCGACGCAAAACCACAGCCTTTGTCCACGTACCCGAGAAACTTCAGGACACAAAACCACAGCCGACATGAACAGGATTCGAACACACTACCTTATAGGTCAAGggacaaaaaaaattcaggcAGAAGCGGTGGGCAACTGAACTCTGTTAATAATTTCT
Encoded proteins:
- the LOC135468636 gene encoding autophagy protein 5-like yields the protein MAEDREILREIWEGRIPMCFVLAPEEVLTMEQPEPFYLLVPRQSYFPLVTDKVRRHFSKYIDTENEGEFWLECEGQPIKWHYPVGLLFDLYGCEDNLPWSLTVHCQHFPDEDLLHCPSKEAVESHFMSTVKEADSLKHRGQVINSMQKKDHKQLWMGIQNDKFEQFWSINRRLMESSGEEMFKHIPYRLYQPDQLVIQKLFRPMGENGEKHTLKDLLDSALPEVFEKEDCLEKKKVLIQGIEVPVCTPTLWLSEHFSYPDNFLHIAVTDRDNGEE